In Planctomycetota bacterium, a single window of DNA contains:
- a CDS encoding tetratricopeptide repeat protein: MDMAFILRAAGAQAASGDLAGARRLLHDAIARQPGAPELHRALGQVCQRAGDAAEAAGAFERAVALAPGVPGLRAELARALTQAERYADAAGHLVALHAGGPANLDLAAEAARVCLIADRPGDAWRVLRETGQARPDDPQVVVRHTDLAIRAGEVDQAVGVAREGVARFPESSDALLQLCVALAFADGVDADEHAALHRRLGEMFRDAVPPTGVAFTNAPDPDRPLHVAFWSTDFRTHACAYFLRALLANLDPARVRVHCYALNEPDESTGFFSSRWVYRAMGDLGVEEIREIARADGIDALVDCAGWSRGHRMDAIAHPIAPVQAAWLGYSNTCGVPGVHYRFIDAVTDPPGAERWATERLVRLDACYLAYEPAPFAARGAAWTPLAKDPGAPFTFGCFNRTEKIQHATCRAWAAILAQTPGAALLLNDHRAPGARGAVARRFRAAGGDPARLRWTPFVQAPGSHLAAHRHVDLALDPFPYNGTTTTCEALVTGTPVLALAGEVHRARVGASLLAACGLHDLVTPDVESYVRAGVALAHDPARLHAIRGVVRERFFASPVSDFPGFARRFEAALRACWRAWCETQRGG; this comes from the coding sequence ATGGACATGGCGTTCATCCTGCGGGCGGCGGGTGCCCAGGCCGCCTCGGGCGACCTCGCCGGCGCGCGTCGCCTGCTGCACGACGCGATCGCGCGCCAGCCCGGCGCGCCCGAGCTGCACCGCGCGCTCGGGCAGGTGTGCCAGCGCGCGGGAGACGCGGCGGAGGCCGCCGGCGCGTTCGAGCGGGCGGTCGCCCTCGCGCCGGGCGTGCCCGGGCTGCGGGCGGAACTGGCCCGAGCACTGACGCAGGCCGAGCGGTACGCGGACGCGGCGGGGCACCTGGTGGCGCTGCACGCCGGGGGCCCGGCGAACCTGGACCTTGCCGCCGAGGCCGCCCGGGTGTGTCTCATCGCGGACCGCCCCGGCGACGCGTGGCGCGTGCTGCGCGAGACGGGGCAGGCCCGTCCCGACGACCCGCAGGTGGTGGTGCGCCACACGGACCTGGCGATCCGCGCGGGCGAGGTCGACCAGGCGGTGGGCGTCGCGCGCGAGGGCGTGGCACGGTTTCCCGAGTCGTCTGATGCGCTGCTGCAACTCTGCGTCGCGCTCGCGTTCGCCGACGGCGTGGACGCCGACGAGCACGCCGCGCTGCACCGGCGCCTGGGCGAGATGTTCCGCGATGCCGTGCCGCCCACGGGCGTGGCGTTCACGAACGCCCCGGACCCCGATCGCCCGCTGCACGTCGCGTTCTGGTCCACGGACTTCCGCACGCACGCGTGCGCGTACTTCCTGCGCGCGTTGCTCGCGAATCTCGACCCCGCGCGCGTGCGCGTGCACTGCTACGCCCTGAACGAGCCGGACGAATCGACCGGGTTCTTTTCGTCGCGCTGGGTGTACCGTGCGATGGGCGACCTGGGCGTCGAGGAGATCCGCGAGATCGCCCGGGCCGACGGCATCGACGCGCTCGTCGACTGCGCCGGCTGGTCGCGCGGGCACCGCATGGACGCCATCGCCCACCCCATCGCCCCCGTGCAGGCGGCGTGGCTCGGCTACTCCAACACGTGCGGCGTGCCGGGCGTGCACTACCGCTTCATCGACGCCGTCACCGATCCGCCCGGCGCCGAGCGCTGGGCCACCGAACGCCTCGTGCGCCTCGACGCGTGCTACCTCGCGTACGAGCCCGCGCCATTCGCCGCCCGGGGCGCCGCGTGGACGCCCCTCGCCAAAGACCCCGGTGCGCCGTTCACCTTCGGGTGCTTCAACCGCACCGAGAAGATCCAGCACGCGACATGCCGCGCCTGGGCCGCCATCCTGGCGCAGACCCCCGGCGCGGCGCTGCTGCTGAACGACCACCGCGCGCCCGGCGCCCGCGGCGCGGTCGCACGGCGTTTCCGGGCGGCCGGTGGCGATCCCGCGCGCCTGCGCTGGACCCCGTTCGTGCAGGCGCCCGGCTCGCACCTCGCCGCCCACCGGCACGTCGACCTCGCGCTCGACCCCTTCCCGTACAACGGCACCACGACAACATGCGAGGCGCTCGTCACCGGCACGCCCGTGCTCGCCCTCGCGGGCGAGGTGCACCGCGCGCGTGTGGGCGCGTCGCTGCTCGCGGCGTGCGGGCTGCACGACCTGGTCACGCCCGATGTCGAGTCGTACGTCCGCGCCGGCGTGGCGCTCGCGCACGACC